The following is a genomic window from Rhizobium sp. NRK18.
GCCGCCAAGCCTTACGGACAGAACCATGTCGCATAACACATTCGGTCATCTCTTCCGCGTCACCACCTGGGGTGAAAGCCACGGGCCGGCGCTCGGCTGCGTGGTCGACGGCTGCCCTCCGGGTATCCGCTTCACGCTTGCCGAACTGCAGGCCTGGCTCGACAAGCGCAAGCCCGGCCAGTCGCGGTTCGTGACGCAGCGGCGCGAGGACGATCTCGTGAAGGTGCTCTCGGGCGTCATGCTGGACGAAGACGGCGAGACGATGATTTCCACCGGCACGCCGATCTCGATGATGATCGAGAACACCGACCAGCGCTCCAAGGACTACGGCGAGATCGCCAAGCGCTATCGGCCCGGCCATGCCGATTTCACCTATGACGAAAAATACGGCATTCGCGACTATCGCGGCGGCGGCCGCTCTTCGGCCCGCGAAACGGCCGCCCGCGTGGCAGCCGGCGGCATCGCCCGCAAGGTGATCCCGGGCGTGACCATCCGCGGCGCCCTCGTCCAGATCGGCAAGCACAAGATCAACCGCGCCAACTGGGACTGGGATCAGGTCGGCGAGAACCCGTTCTTCGCACCTGATCCGGAGATCGTTCCGGTATGGGAAGAGTATCTCGACGGCATCCGCAAGGCGGGCTCCTCCGTCGGCGCCGTGGTGGAAGTGATCGCCGAGGGGGTTCCCGCCGGTCTAGGTGCACCGATCTACGGCAAGCTCGATCAGGACATCGCGTCCGGGCTGATGTCGATCAACGCCGTCAAGGGCGTGGAGATCGGCAACGGCTTCGAAGCCGCCGAGATCACCGGCGAGGAAAACGCCGACGAAATGCGCATGGGCAATGACGGCAAACCGATCTTCCTGTCGAACCATGCCGGCGGCATTCTCGGCGGCATTTCGACCGGCATGCCGGTCGTCGCCCGCTTCGCCATCAAGCCTACCTCGTCGATCCTGACCGAACGGCGGTCGATCGATTCCGACGGCAACAATGTCGACGTGCGCACCAAGGGCCGCCACGATCCGTGCGTCGGCATCCGCGCCGTGCCGATCGGCGAAGCGATGCTCGCCTGCATCATCGCCGACCATTATCTCAGGGACCGGGGCCAGACCGGCAAGACACGCTAGGACAGTTTCCATGGCATACGATCAGAAGCGCGTCGTCGACGCCATCCGCGCCTTCGAGGCGGGCGAAATCGTAGTCGTCACCGATGATGACGACCGCGAGAACGAAGGCGACCTGATCGTCGCCGCCGTCCACTGCACGCCGGAAAAGATGGCCTTCATCGTCCGCCACACGTCCGGGATCGTCTGCGCACCGATGCCGCGCGAGGAAGCCAAGCGGCTGAATCTCAACGCCATGGTGGCGGAAAACGACAGCGCCCACACGACCGCATTCACGGTGACCGTCGACTTCAAGCACGGCACGACCACCGGCATTTCGGCCGAAGACCGGACGCTGACGGTGCGCAATCTCGCAAATCCGAATGTCGGACCCGCCGATTTCGTCCGTCCCGGCCACATCTTCCCGCTGATCGCCCGCGAGGGCGGCGTGCTGATGCGCTCAGGCCATACGGAAGCGGCCGTCGACCTCTGCCGGCTCGCCGGCCTTCCGCCGGTCGGCGTGATCTGCGAGATGGTCAATGACGACGGCACCGTGATGCGCGGACCGCAGGTGGCAAGCTTTGCCAAGACGCACGGCCTGAAGCAGGTTTCGGTTGCCGACCTGATCGCCCATCGCCAGCGCAAGGAACGGCTGATCGAGGAGATCGCCTCCTTCGACATCGAAACCCCGGTCGGCCGCGCCAAGGCGCACACCTATTCCCTGCCCTGGGATCCGATGCAGCACATGGCCGTCGTCTTCGGCGATATCCGTGACGGCGCGGACATTCCGGTGCGCCTGCATCCGGAAAACGTCGCGACCGACGTCTTCGGCAAGGTGCCGGCGGTCCTGCCGCACATGCAGCGCATTGCCGCCGAAGGGCGTGGGGTCATCGTCTATCTGCGCGAAGGGTCTGTCGGCGTCGGCCATCACGACACCGGACGCAAGGGCCGCGAGAGCCATGAGACGGCACAGTCCCGGGAAAGCGAATGGCTGGAAATCGGCCTCGGCGCGCAGATCCTCAAGGATCTCGGCGTCGAATCGATCAAGCTTTTGAGCTCGCGCGAACGACACTATGTCGGTCTGGAAGGATTCGGCATCACGATCAGCGAGACGATCGTCTGCTGAGACCTCAGGCGGCGGCGACCGTGCCGTCCCTGTAGGCCCTGACGGCATCGCCGAAAGCATCGAACAGCGCGCGATTGACCGGATTGCGATCCGGATCGTATTCCGCATGCCACTGGACGCCGAGCGCGAAACCCTTGGCATCGCGGAAGCGGATCGCCTCGATCGTGCCGTCATCGGCAATGCCTTCGGCGACGATGCGGTCGCCGACAGCGAGAATGCCCTGCCCGTGCAGCGAGTTGACCCGGATCGTGTCACTGCCGAAAATGCGCGCGAACACGCCGCCCGTCTCGAGCTTGACCGAATGCCGGTCGGCGAAGACGACTTCGGGGTCCGGATGGATTTCGCCGGTCTCCAATCGTGGCATGCGATGGTTGATGCGGCCCGGCAATTCCCGGATCTCCGGATGCAGCGATCCCCCGCCGGCGACGTTCATTTCCTGAAAGCCGCGACAGATGCCGAAGAGCGGCACGCCGCGCTCGACGCAGGCGTCGATCAGCGGCAGAGCCACGGCGTCGCGCGCCTCGTCATAGGGCTCATGCTTTTCGCTGGGCTCGGTGTGGAAGCGGCTCGGATGGACGTTGGCACGCGCGCCAGTCAGAAGCACGCCGTCGACGACGGAGAGAAGATCATCGATATCGGTGAGCGCCGGATCGCCGGCAAACATCAGCGGCAGGGCGCCAAGCACTTCGGCGACCGCCTGCATGTTGCGCTCCCCGACCATCTGCACCGAGAAGCGGTCCTCCACACGAAAGGCATTTCCGATGATGCCGATCACGGGCTTTCTCATGAATATCCTGCCGTCCCTTGCCTTGAATATTGCAGCGCAATGCACATTCAACATTCCCATAAGGGGTTCGAAGGAGCAACCGGTTCATGATCAAAAATATTGATGAAGCGCAAGGCAGGCGCGATCAGCCCGCCATCCAGTCCGCATCGTAGCAAACCCGCTCGACGCCGGCGAAACGGGCGACGCGGGCGAGTTCGGCTTCCAGCTTTTCGAGGCGGCCCGCCGAGGCGCGCACCCTGGGTTCCAGCCACAGGCGGCGGACGTTCAGGTTTCCCTCCTTGCGGTCCGTCTTCATGTCGATCCGGCCAATCATCCGGTCGCCCTCCAGAAGCGGGAAGACATAGTAGCCGTATTCCCGCTTCGGCTCCGGCACGAAGACCT
Proteins encoded in this region:
- the aroC gene encoding chorismate synthase, yielding MSHNTFGHLFRVTTWGESHGPALGCVVDGCPPGIRFTLAELQAWLDKRKPGQSRFVTQRREDDLVKVLSGVMLDEDGETMISTGTPISMMIENTDQRSKDYGEIAKRYRPGHADFTYDEKYGIRDYRGGGRSSARETAARVAAGGIARKVIPGVTIRGALVQIGKHKINRANWDWDQVGENPFFAPDPEIVPVWEEYLDGIRKAGSSVGAVVEVIAEGVPAGLGAPIYGKLDQDIASGLMSINAVKGVEIGNGFEAAEITGEENADEMRMGNDGKPIFLSNHAGGILGGISTGMPVVARFAIKPTSSILTERRSIDSDGNNVDVRTKGRHDPCVGIRAVPIGEAMLACIIADHYLRDRGQTGKTR
- a CDS encoding gamma-glutamyl-gamma-aminobutyrate hydrolase family protein, with the translated sequence MRKPVIGIIGNAFRVEDRFSVQMVGERNMQAVAEVLGALPLMFAGDPALTDIDDLLSVVDGVLLTGARANVHPSRFHTEPSEKHEPYDEARDAVALPLIDACVERGVPLFGICRGFQEMNVAGGGSLHPEIRELPGRINHRMPRLETGEIHPDPEVVFADRHSVKLETGGVFARIFGSDTIRVNSLHGQGILAVGDRIVAEGIADDGTIEAIRFRDAKGFALGVQWHAEYDPDRNPVNRALFDAFGDAVRAYRDGTVAAA
- the ribB gene encoding 3,4-dihydroxy-2-butanone-4-phosphate synthase yields the protein MAYDQKRVVDAIRAFEAGEIVVVTDDDDRENEGDLIVAAVHCTPEKMAFIVRHTSGIVCAPMPREEAKRLNLNAMVAENDSAHTTAFTVTVDFKHGTTTGISAEDRTLTVRNLANPNVGPADFVRPGHIFPLIAREGGVLMRSGHTEAAVDLCRLAGLPPVGVICEMVNDDGTVMRGPQVASFAKTHGLKQVSVADLIAHRQRKERLIEEIASFDIETPVGRAKAHTYSLPWDPMQHMAVVFGDIRDGADIPVRLHPENVATDVFGKVPAVLPHMQRIAAEGRGVIVYLREGSVGVGHHDTGRKGRESHETAQSRESEWLEIGLGAQILKDLGVESIKLLSSRERHYVGLEGFGITISETIVC